Below is a genomic region from Bradyrhizobium sp. 1(2017).
CCAAGAAGGCCGTGGTGATCGATCCCGGCGGCGACGTGCCGAAAATCCTGGATGCGATCAAGCAGACCGGCGTCACCGTGGAGAAGATCTGGCTGACCCACGGCCATATCGACCATGTCGGTGGCGCCGCCGATCTGCGCGATGCGCTGAAGGTGCCGATCGAGGGCCCGCATGAGGCGGACAAGTTCCTGCTCGACAACGTGGTCGAGAGCGGCGCGCGCTTCGGCATGACGGGCGGGCGCAACTTTGCGCCGGACCGCTGGCTCGACGAGGGCGACCGCGTCTCGATCGGCGACCTGCATTTCGACATCCTGCACTGCCCCGGCCATTCGCCGGGCAGCGTGGTGTTCTTCAACAAGGATTTGCGTTTCGCCCATGTCGGGGACGTGCTGTTCGCGGGCTCGGTCGGCCGCACCGATCTGCCCGGCGGCAATCACGCAACGCTGATCGACTCGATCAAGACGAAACTGCTGCCGCTCGGCGACGATGTCGGCTTCATCTGCGGCCACGGCGCCGGCTCGAGCATCGGCCAGGAGCGGATGACCAATCCGTTCATCACGGGAGAGATGTAAGGGCCTATTCCGCGGCGTCTGCCAGCGCCGCGGGTTCGCTCAAGTTACGCTCGCCCCATTCGCGGATCGCCGCAACGACTGGCACGAAGCTCTTGCCCTTGCGGGTCAGGCGATACTCGACCTTCGGCGGCACCTCGCCGAAATCCTTGCGATCGATCAGGCCGCTTTGCGCCAGCGCCTTCAATTCGCGGCTGAGCACACGCGGGGTGATCTCCGCGCTTCCGGTCGTGCCGCGCAACAGACCGCTCCGGATCTCGCCATAGCGGCGCGGGCCGTCCTTGAGGTCCCAGACGATGCGCAGCTTGTACTTGCCGCTGATCATCTTTTGAAAAGCCGCGACCGGGCAGGCGCGCGCCGGGGATGCCGTTGCCTTCGCCATCTCGTCTGCTCCATGCGTTGGCCATTCTTGCTTTGACGCGTTTTCTTAACGCGAACCGGTATCCACTTCGCTCGAAAACGCTATGCGACGAGGATAGGAGCAACGTCGAAAAAGTCCATACTATCAATTTTGTCCATACTTGCAGGATCGTTTGCAAGGGGCAGATGATGACGCACATGACGAACAGGGAGCGTCACATGAAGCACTTCATGATCAGGTACGAGTTCAGGAACGGCACGACAGAGGCCTGGCACCAGGAGGTCGGCCGCTTCGTTAGGGCGATCGACGGCGATCCGGAGCTAAAAGGGCGGATCGGCTATCGCGTCCTGAAGAGCCGCGACGACGGCAGTTATTTCCACCTCGCCAGCGTCAGCGACGATGCCGCGCAAAAGACACTGCAATCGCGCGACTTCTTTAGGGCTTATCAGGAGATGACGCGGAAGGTCGCCGGCGGCGAGGTGACGGTGACGCCGATCGAATGGATCGGCGCCACGGCCTGAATCGTCATTCCGGCCTGTCCTGTGATTATGGGTCCCGGATCGGCGCTCCGCTTCGCTGCGCTTGTCCGGGACGACAGCTGAGTTTGTGGCGCTACCGGGTGACGAAAGCTACTTCATCAGCCCCGCGGCGGTCAGTGCGCGTGTGATGATCTGGCCGAGATCGAAGCTGCGGGTGGCTTCGCCCTTGGCGTCAGCGGGCTGTTCGGCGGCCGCGGTGCGGATCGAGCGGGCGAGATGCGGCGCGGGCGTCAGCGCCGGCTTTGCGGGCTTTGCCTCCGACTTCTTCGTCGCGTCCGGAATCCAGCCGGTGAGGCCGAAGAACTTTGCGATGTGGTAGGACGAGGAGATGCCGGCCTCGATCAGGAACGCGCCTTCCATGCCGTATCGCTGGTCGTTGTCGGCAAGTCCAAGCGGCGTGCCGTGCGCCATGTCGGTGATGGCGTAGGACTCGACCAGCGTCTCGCCGTCCTTGTTCCACCAGGCCTGACGCGGATAGCCGTCGACATTGGTCTCGGCCATCGGCACGTCAGGCAGATCGTGCAGATCGAGCCATTGCTTGACGATCTCGTTCGCATTGCCGGGATTGACGGTGCGATCGGCGCTGCCGTGCCACACCGAGATCCTCGGCCATGGCCCGCGATGGTCGGAGGCGTTCCGCACGAGATCGCCGAGATCGCGCGCGGGACGCGTCGGAGAATGAAACATGCCGTCCAGCGCCTCGCGCAGATTCGAGGCGATGCCGTAAGGAAGCCCCGCGATGACCGCACCGGCAGCAAACACTTCCGGATAGGTCGCGAGCATCACCGACGTCATGCCGCCACCGGCCGAGAGGCCCGTGATGAAGATGCGCCTGGGATCGATGCGATGCGCCTCGACCATATGCGCAATCATCTCGCGGATCGAACGCGCCTCGCCGGAGTCCCGCGCCGTGTCTTCCGGATTGAACCAGTTGAAGCAGGTGTTGCCGTTGTTGACGCGCTGCTGCTCGGGCATCAGCAGCGCGAAGCCGTAATGTCTTGCGAGTGTCGCCCACCCCGCGCCGAGATCGTAGCCGGCCGCGGTCTGACCGCAGCCATGCAGCACGACGACGAGCGCGCGCGGCCTCTGGAGCTGCGTGGGCACGAAGGCGAACATGCGCAAGGCGCCGGGATTGTCGCCGAAGCCGGTGACCTCCTGCAGCGGGCTGGATGAATCCGCACTGCGGCCGAGCTCGGCAAAGCGCAGACCGTCCAGCTTGGGCAGACGTCTCAACAGATCGACATTTCGGGCTAACGACACGGCAACTTCCTGGTGGGCGACGTTCAACGTCCAGCCAAACCAGATAGTTGCTGCATTGCAAAATAAAAAGACCGTGCGCTGTCAATCCAGCGAAAATCGCTGGGATTTCCCGCGGAATCCGCGCGCATTAACCGCAATGCCTCAACTTGATGCAGAGGCGCGGCGCATCCATGCCAGAAATGCGGCGCAGATCATGATTAAGGCCACAAACAGCGCAAGCGAGACGAGAAATCCTGCGCGCGCTGATTGCACGGCTTCGACGGCGAAGAATACCGCGCCGATTGCGGCCACTCCGGCCGCATTCCCGATCTGGGCCGTCGTGCCATAAATGCCGGAAGCCGAGCCTGCGGCGGCGGGTTTCACGCTCGACAGCACTGCACCGGAGAGCGGCGCCATCACCAGGCCCTGACCGTAGCCGAAGACGACCATCGCGAGCGCGAGCGCCATCGGCGTCGGCGCGGCCAAATGGAAGACAACAAGTGCGAGTGCAGCAAGCCCTACGATCTGGAGCACGCAGCCCTCGATCAACACCTTGGTGCCGCGATGGCGGGCTCGCACGCCGCTGTGACGCGAGGCCACGACAAAAGCGAGCGCGAGCGGAATGAAGGCGAGGCCCGCCGTGAGCGGCGGGATCTCGAGGCCGCGCTGCATGTAGAGCGTCATCACCAGATAGAACGAGAGATTGGCGGCAAAGAAGAAGAATGCCGCGCCGAGACCGCGCAGGAAGGCGACGTCCGACAGCAGCGCGAGATCGACCAGCGGCATGCCGCCGGCGCGCGCGACCTTCCGCTCCAGCTTCAGGAACGCGGCGAGGATCGCACCGCCCGTCGCCATCACCGCCCACAGCCACGGCGCCCATCCGACATCATGGCCGAACAGCAACGGGCCGATCAGGCACAAAAGGCCTGCGAACAGGACAATGCTGCCCTTGATGTCGAGCTTCGTGCCTGATCGCCGCGGCACCGACGGCATGATGCGCCAGGCGGCAGCGGCGATCACGAGCCCGCAGGGCACGTTGACGAAGAACACCGAACGCCAGCCGGTGCCGGCGAGATCGATCGTGACCAGCAGCCCACCGAGCAGGAAGCCGGCGGCGCCCGCAAGTCCGAGCACGATGCCGTAGATCGCGAAGGCGCGGCTGCGCTGACCGTCGGCGAACAGCAGGTGCAGCGTCGCCAGCACCTGCGGCACCATCAGCGCCGCGGTCGCGCCCTGTGCCAATCGCGCGACGATCAGCTCCAGCCCGGATTGCGCGAGCCCGCACCACAGCGAGGTCGCGGTGAAGCCGAGCACGCCGGCCAGGAAGATGGTCTTGGTGCCGTGGATGTCGCCGAGCCGGCCGCCGGTGACGACCAGCGTGGCATAGGCGATCAGGTAGATCGCAATGATCGACTCGATCTGCGCCGGCGACGCCTTCAGCTCCACCGCGATGGTGGGAATGGCGACGTTGACCACGAAGGCATCGACGCCGAACATGAACTGGGCGGCCACGACGATGGCCAGCACCCACCAGCGGCGGGTGGAATCACGTTGTTGTGTGACGATCTGATGCATCGGCGCATGGCTCTGGAACTTCGTTGTTCTCAGGATTTCAGATCGCAGACGGTGCCGCGATTACCTCGCAGGTAGCGAAGCTTCACGCATGGCTGCATTCCGCCGCGCGGGACATCGCGCGATTGCGTTCGTGCCATCCGGCACGTAGCTTCACCGCCTCAACAAACAGAAAATCAAGCCGGAGAGACCGCCATGGCGCGCCTGAAGTTCGGAGCCTTCCTTGCCCCGCATCACCCGATCGGGGAGCACCCGATGCTCCAGTTCCGGCGCGATCTCGACCTGGTCGAGCAGCTCGATGCGCTCGGTTATGACGAGTTCTGGTGCGGCGAGCATCATTCCTCCGGCTGGGAGATGATCGCCTCGCCCGAGATGTTCCTGGCCGCGGCCGGCGAGCGCACCAAGCGGATCAAGCTCGGCACCGGCGTGGTGTCGCTGCCCTATCACCATCCCTTCAACGTCGCCCAGCGCATGGTGCAGCTCGACCACATGACCGGCGGCCGCGCCATCTTCGGCTCCGGCCCGGGCGCGCTGGCGTCGGACGCACACACGCTCGGCATCGATCCGATGACGCAGCGCGACCGCCAGGACGAGGCGATCGGCGTGATCCGCCGCCTCTTCAATGGCGAGCGCGTCACCGCCAAGAGCGACTGGTTCACCATGAACGACGCCGCGCTGCAGATCCTGCCCTTGCAGGAGGAAATGCCGTTCGTGGTGGCTTCGCAGATCTCGCCCTCCGGCATGACGCTGGCCGGAAAATACGGCATCGGCATCATCTCGCTGGGCTCGATGACGACGCAGGGGCTGATGTCGCTGCAGCAGCAATGGCAATTCGCCGAGGACGCCGCGAAGAAGCACGGCACCACGGTGAGCCGCGCCGATTGGCGCGTGCTCCTGACGTTTCACATTGCCGAGACCCGCGAGCAGGCGCGGCGCGAGGCCGGCGCCGGGCTGATGCGCTGGCACAACGAATATAATGTCGGCACGCTGCAGCGACCGGGACTCACCGCGTTCTCCTCGCCTGACGAGGCCGTGGACAAGACCGCTTTCGTCGAGGGCGCGGCCTCCACCATCGGCACGCCCGACGATCTCGTCAAAACCATCAAGAATGTGATGCAGGTGTCCGGCGGCGTCGGCGCCATCATTGGCTTCGTGCACGACTGGGCCAATCCGGAGAACACCCGTCGCAGCTGGGACATGGTGGCGCGCTATGTCGTACCGGAGATCAACGGCTATATCGACGGCCTGCGCAGGTCGCAAAAGTTCGTGATCGAGAACCGCGCGATCTTCGAGCGCGCGGGCCAGGCCGTGATGGCCAAGATCATGCAGAACGAGAAGGCCGCCGAGGCGCTGAAGGTGACCGGCCCCGGCCGCGTCGCCATTCCCGCCGTCAATGCGCCGGATCTGCAGAAGGAAGCGGCGAAGCGATAGGCCCCTCGGCATTACGCTTGTAACGACGTTCACAACAAAGGCATACCGGCCTGTGCTATGCTGTTCCCGGTCAGCTGGCGCGGGCCGCAGCCGATCTGTGCTCGCGCGCTGTTCGGTCGGTTAACCGGAGCAATCGTCATGTCGATGCAGAATGTGGCCCCTGCGCTCGGCTTCACCCCGCCAAGGCGCAACGAGCTCACGCATATCCCCGGCGACGAGGGCTGGCCGATCATCGGCAAGACCTTTCAGGTGCTCGCCGACCCCAAGGGCCATATCGAGGCGAACGGCGCCAAATACGGCCTCGTCTATCGCACGCATTTTTTCGGCGAGACCAATGTCGTGCTGCTCGGGCCCGAGGCCAACGAGCTTGTGCTGTTCGACCAGCAGAAATTGTTTTCGTCGACGCATGGCTGGAACAAGGTCCTCGGCCTGTTGTTTCCGCGCGGCTTGATGCTGCTCGATTTCGACGAGCACCGCCTGCATCGCAAGGCGCTGTCGGTCGCGTTCAAGTCCGGTCCGATGAAGTCGTATCTGAGCGATCTCGACCGCGGTATCGCGGCGCGGGTGGCTCAATGGAAGGCCAAGCCCGGCGAGATGCAACTCTACCCGGCGATGAAGCAGCTGACGCTCGATCTCGCCGCGGCCTCCTTCCTGGGCGCCGACATCGGCCCTGAGGTCGACGAGATCAATCGCGCCTTCGTCGACATGGTCGCCGCCGCCGTCGCGCCGGTCCGCCGGCCCCTGCCCGGCACCCAGATGGCGCGCGGGGTGAAGGGACGCAAGCGCATCGTCGCCTATTTTCGCGAGCAGATCCCGCTCCGGCGCGGCAATCACGGCGGCGACGATTTGTTCTCGCAGCTCTGCCGCGCCACCCATGAGGACGGCGCGCTGCTCTCCGAGCAGGACATCATCGACCATATGAGCTTCCTGATGATGGCGGCGCACGACACGCTGACCTCATCGCTGACCTCCTTCATCGGCGAACTCGCCGCCAATCCGGACTGGCAGGACAGGCTGCGCGCCGAGGTGCTCGCGCTCGGGCTCGCCCCCGGCGCACCAAGCAGCTTCGACGACCTCGAAAAGATGCCGCTGACGGAGATGGCGTTCAAGGAGGCGCTGCGGCTCAAGCCGCCGGTCCCATCGATGCCGCGCCGCGCGATGCGCGATTTCAGCTTCAAGGGCTTTACGATCCCCGCCGGCACCGCCGTGGGCGTCAATCCGCTCTACACCCATCACATGAAGGACATCTGGCCGGAGCCGGATCGTTTCGACCCGCTGCGCTTCACCGAGGAAGCCCAGCGCAACCGCCACCGATTCGCCTTTGTGCCGTTCGGCGGCGGCGCGCATATGTGCCTCGGCCTGCACTTCGCCTACATGCAGGCGAAATGCTTCGCGCGGCATTTCCTGCAGAACATCGAGGTGTCGCTCGCGCCGGGCTACAAGCCGGACTGGCAGATGTGGCCGATCCCGAAGCCGCGGGATGGGATGAAGGTGCGGGTGCGGGCGGCGTGAGTTTTCTCGTGTCCCGGACGCGCTGCAACGCGTAGCGTTGCTGCACAGAGCCGGGACCCAGAATCTTGCGACTCGTTCAGCCTGGAGAGATGGGCCCCGGCTCTGCGGAGCCGCTCTTTGCGCCGCACCGCGTCCGGGGCACGAGGCCTCGGTGGGCAAAGGCGCATAGCGCCGTGCCCATCATCCTTCACGTAAGGAAAATTGGTGGGCACGCTTCGCTTTGCCCACCCTACGGCATCTCGGCCTCGCCGCTACGCGCCCCCGTCGAACGCCTTGCGCAAGGCGCTGAGGCCCTGCTGCTGCTGGGTCCAGTTGCGGCCGCCGGTGACGGCGCCGTCGACGACGAAATCATGGCCGTTGACGAAGCTGGACTCGTCGCTTGCCAGGAACACCGCCGCGTAGGCAATGTCGTCGGGCAGGCCGGCCCGCGGGATCGGCTGCGCGGTCTTGTAGACGTCGCGCAACATCGCAGGCGTCTGCTCGGCTGCATCGGTGGAGAGCCCCAGCGCCTTGCCGAAGATTCCGGTCGCGATCGCGCCGGGCGAGATCGAGTTGACGCGCACGTTGGATTCACCGAGCTCCATCGCGACGCATTTGGTCAGATGGATCACCGCGGCCTTGGCCGCGCCGTAGACCAGCGAGGACGAATAGCCGGCAAGACGGCCGGCGATGCTGCCATTGTTGATGATGCTGCCCGAGCCCTGCTTCCTCATATAGGGCGCGGCGTGCTTCATCCCGAGCATGACGCTGCGTACCAGCGTCGCCATCGCGGCATCGAACCGTTCGGCCTCGAGGCCCTCGATGCCCCCGGTCTGCGCCGGGCCGCCGGCATTGTTGAACAGGCAATCGATCCGGCCGAACTTGTCGACCGCGAGCGCGATCAGCGCCTGCATCTGGGCTTCGACCGTGACGTCGGTCTGGCGGAAAACGCAGGCCGCCCCGAGCTGCTTCGCCAGTGCCTCGCCTTCCGGGACGCGCCGGCCCGCGATCACAATTTTGGCACCTTCGGCAACGAAGACTTCCGCCGTACGCAATCCGATCCCGCTCGTCGCGCCGGTGATGACCGCAACCTTGCCGTCCAGCCTTCCCATGGAATGTTCCCGTTTTCGAATGATTTGATTTTCAGATGGCGGACACTGACAGATGACGGCGCCGCGACGGTCACTATTCCCGCCGGCTCGCGGTAAGGCAAGCGTTGCTTGCGCTTTCGACATGCGTAACATTCACGCCCATCGCTCGACTTTCGGACGGGCATCGCGACCGGGTTGGGCATGGGGAAGCTGATCGACGAGTTCCGCAAAGGCTGGCAGGGTGCGGCGCCGCCATCGCCCGGTCTGAGCATCGCCTTCGCGGTCGCTTGCCTGCTGGTTGCGACGCTGGCGCGCTGGGCCCTCGCGCATATGCGGCCCGACGTCTACTTCACCCCCTACTTCCCCGCCGTGTTCTTTGCCACGGCCTTCGGCGGCTTCCGCATCGGCGTCGCGACGGCGTTGTTCGGCGGCGTGCTCGGCGTCGTCGTGAATTTCGGCGATGCCTCCGCCGATCGAGCCCGGTTTGCCCTGCTGACGCTGTATTGGGTGGTCTGCGCGCTCACCATTTGGGGCGTCGAGCATTATCGCACGCTGCTGATCGAGCAGCGCCGGATTTCCAAACGCCTGATCGAGGAAGAAGAGTATCGCAAGCTGCTTGTCGACGAGCTCCAGCACCGGCTGAAGAACAAGCTGTCGACGGTGCACGCCGTGCTGCATCAGGTGCTGCACGACCAGCCGCAGGTCTGGGCGCGGATCGATCCGAGGCTACGGTCGCTGGCCACCACCGACGATCTGATCTCGCGGATCGACAAGGGGGGCTGCGACATTCGCGATCTCCTGATCGCGGAGCTCGGGCCTTACGGTCACGTCCGCTTCACGCTCAATGGCGAGCGGCTGTTCCTGCCGCCGAAGCTCGCGGTGACGCTGTCGCTGATGTTTCACGAGCTCGCCACCAACGCGGGCAAGTATGGCGCGTTCTCCGCGCCGCGCGGATTGTTGCAGGTGTCCTGGACGATCACCGGCGACCGGCTCACCGTCACGTGGGACGAGACCGAGGGACCGAGCATCGGTGAGATATCGGCGCCCGGCTTCGGCACCAAGTTGCTGAAGTCGGCGCTATCGGCCTTCGACGGCAAGACCGAAATCTCGTATCTGGCCACCGGCCTGCATTGCATCATGCAGTGTCGCATCC
It encodes:
- a CDS encoding PHB depolymerase family esterase gives rise to the protein MSLARNVDLLRRLPKLDGLRFAELGRSADSSSPLQEVTGFGDNPGALRMFAFVPTQLQRPRALVVVLHGCGQTAAGYDLGAGWATLARHYGFALLMPEQQRVNNGNTCFNWFNPEDTARDSGEARSIREMIAHMVEAHRIDPRRIFITGLSAGGGMTSVMLATYPEVFAAGAVIAGLPYGIASNLREALDGMFHSPTRPARDLGDLVRNASDHRGPWPRISVWHGSADRTVNPGNANEIVKQWLDLHDLPDVPMAETNVDGYPRQAWWNKDGETLVESYAITDMAHGTPLGLADNDQRYGMEGAFLIEAGISSSYHIAKFFGLTGWIPDATKKSEAKPAKPALTPAPHLARSIRTAAAEQPADAKGEATRSFDLGQIITRALTAAGLMK
- a CDS encoding sensor histidine kinase, whose product is MGKLIDEFRKGWQGAAPPSPGLSIAFAVACLLVATLARWALAHMRPDVYFTPYFPAVFFATAFGGFRIGVATALFGGVLGVVVNFGDASADRARFALLTLYWVVCALTIWGVEHYRTLLIEQRRISKRLIEEEEYRKLLVDELQHRLKNKLSTVHAVLHQVLHDQPQVWARIDPRLRSLATTDDLISRIDKGGCDIRDLLIAELGPYGHVRFTLNGERLFLPPKLAVTLSLMFHELATNAGKYGAFSAPRGLLQVSWTITGDRLTVTWDETEGPSIGEISAPGFGTKLLKSALSAFDGKTEISYLATGLHCIMQCRIPASG
- a CDS encoding winged helix-turn-helix transcriptional regulator yields the protein MAKATASPARACPVAAFQKMISGKYKLRIVWDLKDGPRRYGEIRSGLLRGTTGSAEITPRVLSRELKALAQSGLIDRKDFGEVPPKVEYRLTRKGKSFVPVVAAIREWGERNLSEPAALADAAE
- a CDS encoding LLM class flavin-dependent oxidoreductase, with amino-acid sequence MARLKFGAFLAPHHPIGEHPMLQFRRDLDLVEQLDALGYDEFWCGEHHSSGWEMIASPEMFLAAAGERTKRIKLGTGVVSLPYHHPFNVAQRMVQLDHMTGGRAIFGSGPGALASDAHTLGIDPMTQRDRQDEAIGVIRRLFNGERVTAKSDWFTMNDAALQILPLQEEMPFVVASQISPSGMTLAGKYGIGIISLGSMTTQGLMSLQQQWQFAEDAAKKHGTTVSRADWRVLLTFHIAETREQARREAGAGLMRWHNEYNVGTLQRPGLTAFSSPDEAVDKTAFVEGAASTIGTPDDLVKTIKNVMQVSGGVGAIIGFVHDWANPENTRRSWDMVARYVVPEINGYIDGLRRSQKFVIENRAIFERAGQAVMAKIMQNEKAAEALKVTGPGRVAIPAVNAPDLQKEAAKR
- a CDS encoding MFS transporter — its product is MHQIVTQQRDSTRRWWVLAIVVAAQFMFGVDAFVVNVAIPTIAVELKASPAQIESIIAIYLIAYATLVVTGGRLGDIHGTKTIFLAGVLGFTATSLWCGLAQSGLELIVARLAQGATAALMVPQVLATLHLLFADGQRSRAFAIYGIVLGLAGAAGFLLGGLLVTIDLAGTGWRSVFFVNVPCGLVIAAAAWRIMPSVPRRSGTKLDIKGSIVLFAGLLCLIGPLLFGHDVGWAPWLWAVMATGGAILAAFLKLERKVARAGGMPLVDLALLSDVAFLRGLGAAFFFFAANLSFYLVMTLYMQRGLEIPPLTAGLAFIPLALAFVVASRHSGVRARHRGTKVLIEGCVLQIVGLAALALVVFHLAAPTPMALALAMVVFGYGQGLVMAPLSGAVLSSVKPAAAGSASGIYGTTAQIGNAAGVAAIGAVFFAVEAVQSARAGFLVSLALFVALIMICAAFLAWMRRASASS
- a CDS encoding SDR family NAD(P)-dependent oxidoreductase, translating into MGRLDGKVAVITGATSGIGLRTAEVFVAEGAKIVIAGRRVPEGEALAKQLGAACVFRQTDVTVEAQMQALIALAVDKFGRIDCLFNNAGGPAQTGGIEGLEAERFDAAMATLVRSVMLGMKHAAPYMRKQGSGSIINNGSIAGRLAGYSSSLVYGAAKAAVIHLTKCVAMELGESNVRVNSISPGAIATGIFGKALGLSTDAAEQTPAMLRDVYKTAQPIPRAGLPDDIAYAAVFLASDESSFVNGHDFVVDGAVTGGRNWTQQQQGLSALRKAFDGGA
- a CDS encoding MBL fold metallo-hydrolase is translated as MTDQNDTTAKAGAIIVPVTLFEQNCTIIWDEPTKKAVVIDPGGDVPKILDAIKQTGVTVEKIWLTHGHIDHVGGAADLRDALKVPIEGPHEADKFLLDNVVESGARFGMTGGRNFAPDRWLDEGDRVSIGDLHFDILHCPGHSPGSVVFFNKDLRFAHVGDVLFAGSVGRTDLPGGNHATLIDSIKTKLLPLGDDVGFICGHGAGSSIGQERMTNPFITGEM
- a CDS encoding cytochrome P450 → MSMQNVAPALGFTPPRRNELTHIPGDEGWPIIGKTFQVLADPKGHIEANGAKYGLVYRTHFFGETNVVLLGPEANELVLFDQQKLFSSTHGWNKVLGLLFPRGLMLLDFDEHRLHRKALSVAFKSGPMKSYLSDLDRGIAARVAQWKAKPGEMQLYPAMKQLTLDLAAASFLGADIGPEVDEINRAFVDMVAAAVAPVRRPLPGTQMARGVKGRKRIVAYFREQIPLRRGNHGGDDLFSQLCRATHEDGALLSEQDIIDHMSFLMMAAHDTLTSSLTSFIGELAANPDWQDRLRAEVLALGLAPGAPSSFDDLEKMPLTEMAFKEALRLKPPVPSMPRRAMRDFSFKGFTIPAGTAVGVNPLYTHHMKDIWPEPDRFDPLRFTEEAQRNRHRFAFVPFGGGAHMCLGLHFAYMQAKCFARHFLQNIEVSLAPGYKPDWQMWPIPKPRDGMKVRVRAA